In the genome of Kiritimatiellia bacterium, the window CTCGCGGATATGGGATTGCGGGGCGTGAGCGAATTTTTCCGCGGCGGCCACGAATTGAAAACGGAAGACATGTCCCGCATTGCCGGGAATGATTTCCGCGCGCTGGCAGAGTCCGGGCTGGAACACATCGGCCCGGATGAGCGTAAAACTTTGCAAAACATCTGCGGCCTGACGGCGCGCCGCTCGGCAAGGCTTGCGGGCGCGGCGATTGCCGCGGTCATCACCTGGATGGACCCGCAGCTTCTCCGGGAACATCTGGTCGGAATAGACGGATCCCTTTTTGAGCTTTACCCCCGTTACAGGGAAAACATCTGCGGCGTCTTTGACGATATTTTCGGCGCCAAAGCCCGCGGCATAAGACTGGAGCTGGCAAAAGACGGTTCCGGCATCGGCGCGGCGATTACCGCCGCCATCGCGGAGCAAACCGGCCAATGAAAGCGAGGACACAGGATGAAAGGTTATAAAACGGTTGTTTTTTTACTGAAATAATCCTGCGGAAAATTCGGCGGGCGGGGAAAGATAAGCATTGTATTTTCAACGCGGCGGCATAGAATGGCCTGGCAGTGTCATAACGGAACATCATAAAGGATGAGACAACAAATGGAACAGAAAATCAGGGAAAAACTGGAACAGGCACGCGCAATGCTTCAGGCCGACGGAGGCGATCTGGAAATAGCGGCCATTAACGGCAGTAAAGTTCAAGTGCGCCTGACCGGCGCCTGCGGTTGCTGCCCGCACGCCACCATGACCATCAAGCAGGGCATTGAACGCCTCCTCAGGGAGGAAGTTGATCCGAACATTGTCGTGGAACAGGTTACCTGACCGGCGCGCTCAGAAAACCGGCAT includes:
- a CDS encoding NifU family protein, translating into MRQQMEQKIREKLEQARAMLQADGGDLEIAAINGSKVQVRLTGACGCCPHATMTIKQGIERLLREEVDPNIVVEQVT